A window of the Corynebacterium minutissimum genome harbors these coding sequences:
- a CDS encoding DUF5318 family protein, with product MSAKVTTVAYRNEVSYEWERAQHLRDFRAGRMSRDELCDADFLLRAAAEHHGVDMHKSCPICGHEVRLTRWVYGDCLGRRAGSARSEQEIADLVAEGLEFTVHAVEVCPACRWNHLLRAATVYALG from the coding sequence GTGTCGGCGAAAGTAACAACAGTGGCCTATCGCAACGAGGTCTCCTATGAGTGGGAACGCGCCCAGCATCTGCGTGATTTTCGCGCGGGCCGGATGAGCCGTGACGAGCTCTGCGACGCCGATTTCCTCCTTCGCGCCGCGGCGGAGCACCATGGCGTCGATATGCATAAGTCCTGCCCCATCTGTGGGCACGAAGTGCGCCTCACACGCTGGGTCTATGGCGATTGCCTGGGGCGTCGTGCGGGGAGCGCACGCAGCGAGCAGGAGATTGCGGATCTGGTGGCTGAGGGGCTGGAGTTTACGGTCCATGCGGTGGAGGTATGTCCGGCGTGCCGTTGGAATCATCTCCTTCGGGCCGCCACGGTCTATGCTTTAGGGTAG
- a CDS encoding MarR family winged helix-turn-helix transcriptional regulator — MSEENIESPVPYEDALDVARQIQPALNKLMLIFQRTTEGTSLTTSQVSIMNQLRLRGPSRVSTIAQAELIRMPTASNALYQLERHGFVERHRDEKDRRGVLVALTQLGESELTIVSRQRAAALAEILRWLEPEDIKDADSLVNLISKLADVYRPIMEGK; from the coding sequence ATGAGTGAAGAAAATATCGAATCCCCCGTACCGTACGAGGACGCCCTTGATGTTGCCCGCCAGATTCAGCCCGCACTCAACAAACTTATGTTGATTTTCCAGCGCACCACGGAGGGCACCTCCCTGACCACCTCCCAGGTGTCCATCATGAACCAACTCCGCCTGCGCGGCCCTTCCCGCGTGAGCACCATCGCCCAGGCAGAGCTGATCCGTATGCCCACCGCATCTAATGCCCTGTACCAATTGGAACGCCATGGTTTTGTGGAGCGTCACCGTGACGAGAAGGATCGCCGCGGTGTTCTCGTTGCCCTTACCCAGCTGGGCGAGTCCGAGCTGACCATCGTCTCTCGCCAGCGTGCGGCCGCTTTGGCGGAGATTCTGCGATGGCTGGAGCCGGAGGATATCAAGGATGCCGACTCCCTCGTGAACCTGATCTCCAAGCTGGCGGATGTCTACCGCCCCATCATGGAAGGAAAATAG
- a CDS encoding universal stress protein — translation MVKKSSRPSPGLVTSEDSLPPVRILVSWSPNSAGTEAIDFAAWIARTTPTQIRVVSTISQPLTVTSLSKLSGSYKKWFKKERAACEEAVRDALSAAGVHKSQWDKDVSVLVAGPSRPQLLEEMAQEFDAHVILLGANQSAPKGRFFSGSTADALLHYSPLPVGLSPRSIKLSKHGVTRINFAFTDRGADDDPALLRAAYMAHRTGLPLRVLAFSPEGLIDVPLDYSPTFPSDAPNWREYSLSLLDRAHDFIADAFPDLEVTTAIGNGNGWSGAVDSLKWKKGDLLCLGSAPMGPFARVFIGSTATELLPHVGVPVLVCPTGPGPES, via the coding sequence ATGGTTAAGAAATCTTCACGCCCCTCTCCGGGGCTCGTAACATCAGAGGACTCACTCCCTCCGGTCCGCATCCTCGTATCCTGGAGCCCCAATTCCGCCGGCACGGAGGCTATTGACTTTGCCGCGTGGATCGCGCGCACCACGCCTACGCAGATCCGCGTCGTTTCCACCATCTCGCAACCGCTGACGGTCACCTCCTTAAGCAAGCTCAGCGGTTCCTATAAGAAGTGGTTCAAGAAGGAACGCGCTGCCTGCGAAGAGGCTGTCCGTGACGCCTTGAGTGCAGCGGGCGTGCACAAATCCCAGTGGGATAAGGACGTGTCTGTACTCGTCGCCGGCCCCTCCCGCCCACAGCTCTTGGAGGAGATGGCCCAAGAGTTCGATGCCCATGTCATCTTGTTGGGTGCCAATCAGTCCGCGCCGAAGGGCCGATTCTTCTCCGGCTCCACGGCGGATGCCCTCCTTCACTATTCTCCGCTTCCTGTCGGCTTGAGCCCGCGCAGCATTAAGCTTTCCAAGCACGGGGTCACGCGCATCAACTTCGCGTTTACCGACCGCGGCGCCGATGACGACCCAGCACTCCTCCGCGCTGCATACATGGCCCACCGCACCGGGTTACCTCTGCGGGTTCTGGCGTTTTCACCGGAGGGGCTTATCGACGTCCCTCTGGACTACTCCCCTACTTTCCCCAGTGACGCCCCCAATTGGCGCGAGTACTCGCTCTCCCTCTTGGACCGCGCCCACGATTTTATTGCGGACGCCTTCCCGGATCTTGAGGTCACCACGGCCATCGGCAACGGCAATGGCTGGTCCGGCGCAGTGGACTCACTCAAGTGGAAGAAGGGCGACCTTCTCTGCTTGGGCTCAGCGCCCATGGGTCCCTTCGCTCGCGTCTTCATAGGAAGTACCGCCACTGAACTTCTTCCACACGTGGGTGTGCCTGTACTGGTGTGCCCGACGGGCCCGGGTCCTGAGTCTTAG